CGCGTTGCCCATGTTGTGGTACTGGTCATCCAGCCCGGTGATGGGGCCGGAGTTGTAGTCCTGGACCTGGAGCCAGCTGAGGATGTCGCGCACGGCGTAGAGCACGGGCAGGTAGGCCCCGGCGCGGGTGTCACAGCCGGAGCAGGTGCCGCCGTAGAACGCGTAGCCGAGCTGCACGAAGAACGTCTCGGGCGCCATGGTGAGCAGGAACTTCGTGCCGAAGTGGTTGCGCAGGGTGCGGATGGCGGAGATGAGGTTGACCACCACGGGCGTCTTCGGGTTCTTGAAGTCCGCGTCCCCGGGGTTGATGGACAGCGAGTGCCCCTCGAAGTCGATGTCCATGCCATCGAAGCCGTACTTCTCGATGATGGAGCGCATGGAGTTGACGAAGGCGTCGCGCGCCGCGGTCGTCTCCAGCCGGACCTGGCCGTTGGCGCCGCCGATGGAGATGATGACCTTCTTGCCCAGGCTCTTGAGGTAGGCGACGTCCGCCTTGAAGTCCGCCTCGGAGGTGCCGTAGGGCGTGAAGCCGATGGTGCCGCCGGTGGAGCCATTGGTCGGCTCGGCGAAGGAGACGTTGATGACGTCCCACCTGGTGGAGACGTTGCGCAGCCGGATGAAGCCCGAGCCGTTGTCGAAGTTGTGCCAGTAGCCCACGAGGATCTTGCTGGGAACGTCACCCGTGGGAGGCAGGGGGGGATCCGTCACCGGGGACGTCGTCGTGCTGTAGGCGGAGCTGGCGGCGGAGCGGTTGCCGGCGGCATCGCGGGCCTTCACGGTGAAGGTGTACGTGGTGTTGGCCGACAGCCCGGACACCGTCGTGCTCGTCGTGGTGCTGGTGGCGGCCCCGGACACGCCGCCGCCGCTGAAGGACACCTCGTAGCCGGTGACGCCCACGTTGTCCGTGGAGCCCGTCCACGTGAGCGACACGCTGTTGGACGTCTTGCCCGGGGAGCTCAGTCCCGAGGGCGCCGTGGGGGCCTGCGTATC
Above is a window of Cystobacter fuscus DNA encoding:
- a CDS encoding chitinase; its protein translation is MAVSPRESASRSGFHCLVAIALLCLFPALSQAADRGAWAANVSYAVSDIVTYGGKGYDCRQNHTSLPGWEPPNVPALWLERTGTPPPTDTQAPTAPSGLSSPGKTSNSVSLTWTGSTDNVGVTGYEVSFSGGGVSGAATSTTTSTTVSGLSANTTYTFTVKARDAAGNRSAASSAYSTTTSPVTDPPLPPTGDVPSKILVGYWHNFDNGSGFIRLRNVSTRWDVINVSFAEPTNGSTGGTIGFTPYGTSEADFKADVAYLKSLGKKVIISIGGANGQVRLETTAARDAFVNSMRSIIEKYGFDGMDIDFEGHSLSINPGDADFKNPKTPVVVNLISAIRTLRNHFGTKFLLTMAPETFFVQLGYAFYGGTCSGCDTRAGAYLPVLYAVRDILSWLQVQDYNSGPITGLDDQYHNMGNADFHVAMTDMLLTGFPVGRNASNVFPALRPDQVVIGLPANGNAGGGYTTPAEVQRAVDALVKGTSIGTYTVRSSPANNKSFRGLMSWSVNWDAFANYEFTNSHRPYLDSLK